The following coding sequences are from one bacterium window:
- a CDS encoding type 1 glutamine amidotransferase: protein MAKIAAVIADMFEDSEYSAPAEAFAREGHTVVTVGLKAGAVVRGKKEGLEVTVQRAVDRERAADYDALLIPGGYAPDKLRRYPEALEFVRDFFLAEKPVFIICHAVQLLVSCDVLKGRRLTCLPGIAQDVLNAGGMFFDREVVVEGNLVSSRTPDDLPAFIRESLKKLG from the coding sequence ATGGCGAAAATAGCGGCGGTCATCGCCGACATGTTCGAGGACTCGGAGTACAGCGCTCCGGCGGAGGCCTTTGCCAGAGAGGGGCACACGGTGGTGACCGTGGGCCTGAAAGCCGGGGCCGTGGTCCGGGGCAAGAAAGAGGGTCTGGAGGTGACAGTCCAGCGCGCGGTGGACAGGGAGAGGGCCGCGGACTATGACGCCCTGCTGATCCCGGGCGGTTACGCCCCGGACAAGCTGCGGCGCTACCCGGAAGCGCTGGAGTTCGTGCGCGACTTTTTCCTGGCTGAAAAGCCGGTGTTCATAATCTGCCATGCGGTGCAACTGCTGGTCAGTTGCGATGTGCTCAAGGGCCGCAGGCTCACCTGCCTGCCGGGGATCGCGCAGGATGTGCTCAACGCGGGCGGGATGTTCTTCGACCGCGAGGTGGTGGTCGAGGGCAACCTGGTCTCCAGCCGCACCCCGGATGACCTGCCGGCCTTTATCCGCGAGTCGCTCAAGAAACTGGGCTGA